In one Geoglobus acetivorans genomic region, the following are encoded:
- a CDS encoding cytochrome c3 family protein — MKWTCPFCGSENETKDYRCEVCGKKFRVSGGKLVEVKTRPPEYLISIFLILAFLLFNAALIGIEYASDPRLCTTCHQMEYYFHSWEESTHKGVKCYVCHYGTNPVDFIRGAYHSLSVLSEKPQVYRNLPANVSSDNCLACHGNITNVGYLNYKNLSFSHSNHLNGYKRGFLHLECVSCHREIVIGSHIAVKDTTCFVCHFYKTPEGLPITGCPSCHKSPSDNIELGNISFSHSLHLEKDIKCEFCHKEIIKFSGNMSLNCKQCHGDDDVLTKQLSDLEIHSVHVNSYKLDCVTCHETPEHKPKVDFEKCSLCHRGMNIRFQGPAVVNGNAVKLNGTLNETPYDVPISSP; from the coding sequence ATGAAATGGACATGTCCGTTCTGCGGATCAGAAAACGAAACGAAAGACTACAGGTGTGAGGTCTGCGGGAAGAAATTCAGGGTATCCGGGGGTAAGCTGGTAGAGGTCAAGACCAGACCTCCAGAGTACCTGATCTCAATTTTTTTAATACTGGCCTTTTTGCTCTTCAATGCAGCCCTAATTGGAATCGAATATGCCAGTGATCCCCGGCTGTGCACAACATGTCATCAGATGGAGTACTACTTCCACAGCTGGGAGGAATCCACGCACAAGGGTGTGAAATGCTATGTCTGCCATTACGGCACAAATCCTGTGGACTTTATAAGGGGCGCATACCACTCGCTGTCAGTCCTTTCCGAAAAGCCCCAGGTCTACAGAAACCTGCCTGCCAATGTCTCATCTGACAACTGTCTTGCCTGCCACGGAAACATCACGAATGTGGGTTACCTGAATTACAAGAACCTCTCTTTCAGCCATAGCAACCATCTAAACGGATATAAGAGGGGTTTTCTCCATCTCGAATGTGTGAGCTGTCACAGGGAAATCGTGATAGGCAGCCACATTGCCGTGAAGGATACAACATGCTTTGTCTGCCACTTCTACAAGACCCCTGAGGGACTTCCAATTACTGGCTGTCCGTCCTGCCACAAAAGCCCGTCAGACAACATTGAGCTTGGAAACATATCCTTCAGCCATTCACTGCACCTCGAAAAAGATATCAAGTGTGAGTTCTGCCACAAGGAAATCATAAAGTTTTCCGGAAACATGTCTCTGAACTGCAAGCAGTGCCATGGCGACGATGATGTTCTCACGAAACAGCTCTCCGACCTGGAAATACATTCGGTACATGTGAATTCCTACAAGCTGGACTGCGTGACCTGTCATGAAACGCCGGAGCACAAACCCAAGGTTGACTTTGAGAAATGCTCACTGTGTCACCGTGGAATGAATATCAGGTTTCAGGGTCCGGCTGTGGTCAACGGAAACGCTGTAAAATTGAATGGAACGTTGAATGAAACACCCTACGACGTACCTATTTCTTCTCCCTGA
- the nrfD gene encoding NrfD/PsrC family molybdoenzyme membrane anchor subunit, giving the protein MSATTLFEGYVYPNHEVFWGILIVIYPYFVSIITGMVTVYAIAEFWKKELKDLEKLVVVSSLPFVLSALMPLLLDLGQPQRAFELYVTPNFSSVMAVFGIVYLTELFTLLGEMWFLFRIDIVNRALSERNPVLRLLYRVLTLGVYDTSEEARNVDKKVIKILTGIELIAAWCLSYVSFLFGVVKSNPWWNTTILPVSFVFGGLAAGGAMVLLLYMAFTARYGVERKPEIIATVSNYVFYFLLAAFALETINTILYAYKEDIAWAVIKLASTQLAIPLAIQVIGSLEALLFLRYICYKCRNGSMNTLFVTIAALTILVVVFAMRWNMVIGAQLIDYSLRGFVSYTPPLLGREGLLAALGVLLAPFVMLPIVTYFFPPYEKKVSVKL; this is encoded by the coding sequence ATGAGTGCTACAACGCTTTTTGAGGGCTACGTGTATCCCAATCACGAGGTGTTCTGGGGTATTCTCATCGTCATATATCCCTATTTCGTGAGCATCATTACAGGAATGGTAACCGTTTATGCAATTGCTGAATTCTGGAAGAAGGAACTTAAAGACCTGGAAAAACTCGTGGTGGTTTCAAGTCTCCCATTCGTTCTTTCAGCTCTCATGCCTCTGCTTCTTGACCTCGGTCAGCCCCAGAGAGCGTTTGAGCTCTACGTGACTCCAAATTTCAGCTCGGTGATGGCTGTCTTCGGTATTGTGTATCTGACCGAACTTTTCACGCTGCTCGGCGAGATGTGGTTCCTCTTCAGAATTGATATTGTTAACAGGGCGCTGAGCGAGAGAAACCCGGTTTTGAGACTCCTTTACAGAGTACTGACTCTGGGAGTTTACGATACGAGCGAAGAGGCAAGAAATGTGGATAAGAAGGTCATAAAGATTTTAACAGGGATTGAGCTGATTGCAGCATGGTGTCTCAGCTACGTTTCATTCCTGTTCGGTGTTGTCAAGTCAAATCCATGGTGGAACACGACTATTCTGCCTGTAAGTTTCGTGTTTGGTGGGCTTGCCGCGGGTGGAGCGATGGTTCTTCTGCTTTACATGGCATTCACTGCACGTTATGGCGTTGAAAGGAAGCCCGAAATCATAGCGACCGTGTCGAACTACGTCTTCTATTTCCTTCTCGCTGCCTTTGCTCTTGAAACGATAAACACCATCCTCTATGCCTACAAAGAAGACATTGCCTGGGCAGTCATCAAGCTTGCATCAACACAGCTTGCAATTCCGCTTGCAATTCAGGTCATAGGCTCGTTAGAGGCACTGCTGTTTCTGAGGTACATCTGCTACAAATGCAGGAATGGAAGCATGAACACGCTCTTTGTTACAATCGCTGCGCTGACGATTCTGGTGGTGGTGTTTGCAATGAGGTGGAACATGGTCATCGGTGCGCAGCTGATCGACTACAGCCTCAGGGGCTTTGTATCATACACACCACCACTGCTTGGAAGGGAGGGTCTGCTGGCTGCACTCGGCGTGCTGCTTGCACCTTTCGTGATGCTGCCAATAGTAACATATTTCTTTCCACCCTACGAGAAAAAGGTTAGTGTTAAGCTATGA
- a CDS encoding 4Fe-4S dicluster domain-containing protein, which translates to MQRREFVKKIIAGSAIVLMIKPAKSDDVFIYIVDAAKCIGCGSCVRACRKENKVMEGKYRTWVERYVVTTDGSIESVQVESPHGGEYGFEDIEVNEEVLRTYFVPKLCMHCEKAPCVKVCPVKATWLTPEGVVLIDKSHCIGCKYCIQACPYGARYFNHHERVVDKCTWCYHRIMRELKPACVTVCPTGARIFGKLSDDHIQAALRDRNIQVLKPELNTRPKVFYKNVGWEVW; encoded by the coding sequence TTGCAGAGGAGAGAATTCGTTAAAAAAATTATAGCCGGTTCGGCCATCGTGCTGATGATAAAGCCGGCCAAGAGTGATGACGTTTTCATTTATATTGTCGATGCTGCTAAATGCATAGGGTGTGGGAGCTGTGTGAGAGCTTGCAGGAAGGAAAATAAAGTCATGGAGGGCAAATACAGAACCTGGGTTGAGAGGTATGTGGTTACGACAGACGGCAGCATAGAGTCAGTCCAAGTCGAATCCCCTCACGGCGGTGAGTATGGGTTTGAGGACATTGAGGTTAATGAAGAAGTTCTGAGGACGTATTTTGTTCCAAAGCTCTGCATGCACTGTGAAAAGGCTCCATGTGTGAAGGTGTGTCCCGTAAAGGCGACATGGCTAACTCCAGAGGGTGTTGTGCTGATCGATAAGTCCCACTGCATAGGGTGCAAGTACTGCATTCAGGCCTGTCCCTATGGTGCGAGATACTTCAACCACCATGAGAGGGTTGTTGATAAATGCACCTGGTGTTACCACAGGATTATGCGGGAACTGAAGCCCGCATGCGTTACAGTATGCCCGACAGGAGCGAGGATTTTTGGAAAGCTGAGCGACGATCACATTCAGGCTGCTCTGAGGGACAGGAACATCCAGGTGCTCAAGCCGGAGCTGAATACAAGACCCAAGGTCTTTTACAAGAATGTCGGCTGGGAGGTGTGGTAA
- a CDS encoding cytochrome c3 family protein, translated as MKHVFRALFVFLNILIIFLGVIVALRSMGEEFYPGMADRLLGVEGIYGISGEAKELTKKPVFADAGYCENCHQDVFATINRNYHGFDCQTCHGPPDGHPGSEMVVNKSSGFCLMCHRDVIGRYDAVVSTVGDDHGDGRQCVECHNPHEPYQCSTCHSDVYDRIVAGKHTTDCKACHGEVGDHPKSPAPVIEKPDRLCRKCHTLNMPAGHEPDWKCTTCHEPHNPMGSG; from the coding sequence ATGAAGCACGTTTTTAGGGCCTTATTCGTATTTCTGAATATCCTGATCATTTTTCTGGGAGTGATTGTTGCCCTGAGATCAATGGGTGAAGAGTTCTACCCTGGCATGGCTGACAGGCTTCTCGGAGTCGAGGGCATCTATGGCATCAGTGGCGAGGCCAAGGAGCTGACAAAAAAACCGGTTTTTGCTGATGCCGGTTACTGCGAGAACTGTCACCAGGATGTATTTGCCACCATTAACAGGAATTACCATGGATTTGACTGTCAGACCTGCCATGGACCGCCAGATGGTCACCCGGGTTCCGAGATGGTGGTGAACAAGTCATCCGGTTTCTGCTTGATGTGCCACAGGGATGTTATTGGCAGATATGATGCCGTGGTTTCGACGGTTGGGGATGACCATGGAGATGGCAGGCAGTGTGTCGAGTGTCACAATCCCCACGAGCCATACCAGTGTTCCACCTGCCATTCTGACGTTTATGACAGGATTGTGGCCGGAAAACACACGACAGACTGCAAGGCATGTCACGGCGAAGTTGGAGACCATCCGAAATCACCTGCACCTGTAATCGAGAAGCCCGACAGACTGTGCCGGAAGTGCCATACGCTGAACATGCCAGCCGGCCATGAGCCGGACTGGAAATGCACGACGTGTCATGAACCTCACAATCCCATGGGCAGTGGATGA
- a CDS encoding S-methyl-5-thioribose-1-phosphate isomerase codes for MRTILWENNAIKLIDQRKLPDTFEVLECRNVVELGEAIKTLAVRGAPALEAAGGYGVALAAFERDFTSVEEVKEHIKKRAEYLASTRPTAVNLFVGIERVLKEALKGESVEEVRELALKEAERIADEDVERNKKMGRIGAELFEDGDSILTICNTGSLATVYWGTALGVIRSAVEEGKKIRVYACETRPLNQGSRLTTWELMQDGIDVTLITDSMAGIVMQKGMVNKVIAGADRIVRDAVFNKIGTYTLAVLAKHHGIPFYIAAPKTTFDWSKKADDVKIEERSRDEIIYCNVKCGKTLMAPQDVKVYNPAFDPTPLELVSAIITEYGIIRPPYDRNVPEILKL; via the coding sequence ATGAGGACCATCCTGTGGGAAAATAATGCCATAAAGCTGATTGATCAGAGAAAACTGCCGGATACTTTCGAAGTTCTGGAGTGCAGGAACGTGGTTGAGCTGGGAGAGGCGATCAAAACACTGGCAGTCAGGGGTGCCCCCGCCCTTGAAGCTGCAGGCGGATATGGTGTAGCTCTCGCAGCCTTCGAAAGAGACTTTACGAGCGTTGAGGAGGTTAAAGAGCATATCAAAAAAAGGGCAGAATACCTTGCATCCACACGACCCACGGCGGTAAACCTCTTTGTCGGTATCGAGAGGGTGCTGAAAGAGGCACTGAAGGGTGAAAGCGTTGAGGAGGTCAGAGAGCTGGCGCTAAAAGAGGCAGAGAGGATCGCCGATGAAGACGTTGAAAGGAACAAGAAAATGGGCAGAATTGGTGCGGAGCTTTTTGAAGATGGAGACTCCATTCTGACAATATGCAATACGGGAAGCCTTGCTACCGTTTACTGGGGCACCGCTCTGGGAGTGATAAGAAGTGCAGTCGAGGAGGGAAAGAAAATCAGGGTTTATGCGTGTGAGACAAGGCCCCTCAACCAGGGTTCGAGGCTTACGACCTGGGAGCTGATGCAGGACGGAATAGACGTAACCCTGATTACCGACAGCATGGCGGGAATAGTCATGCAGAAGGGTATGGTCAACAAGGTTATCGCCGGAGCGGACAGAATCGTCAGAGATGCCGTGTTCAACAAAATTGGAACATACACGCTGGCGGTGCTGGCAAAACACCATGGCATCCCGTTCTACATCGCAGCGCCAAAAACAACCTTCGACTGGAGCAAGAAAGCAGACGACGTCAAAATAGAAGAGAGAAGTAGAGATGAGATCATCTACTGCAACGTCAAATGCGGAAAAACTCTGATGGCTCCTCAAGACGTGAAGGTATACAACCCTGCATTTGATCCAACCCCTCTCGAACTGGTATCCGCAATAATCACTGAATACGGAATAATACGCCCCCCATATGACAGAAACGTTCCCGAAATTTTAAAACTCTAA
- the purF gene encoding amidophosphoribosyltransferase — protein MCGITGVYSENEALTSKLAFFSLYSLQHRGQESAGIAVFGDYIHIHKGMGLVNDVFSDKKLSEMVGRIAVGHVRYSTTGESKIENAQPLLVKTKSGALAIAHNGNLVNYQTLRNQLENEGAVFITDSDTEVIAKLMAKELLTKEPEDALKRVSEQLKGSYTLVMALNDTLIGFRDSLGFKPLVIGEGDFGYIIASESCAIDAVGGRIIREVRPGEAVFIKNGELEFVKIEESSRKALCVFEYIYFARPDSVIDGISVYEVRHRIGKILARESPADADMISPVPDSGTTSAIGFSKESGIEYLEALIKNRYVGRTFILPHQSTRELSVKIKMNAVRKNVEGKRVVLIDDSIVRGTTSRKIVDMVRSAGAREVHFRVGSPPIISPCYFGIDMSTREELIASNREVEEIRKEINADSLAYLSLDGLIEAVGLEKGELCLACLTAEYPVDVSEAMECRRC, from the coding sequence ATGTGTGGCATAACCGGCGTTTATTCCGAAAATGAGGCTCTGACCTCAAAACTCGCTTTCTTTTCTCTATATTCTCTTCAGCATCGCGGTCAGGAATCTGCGGGTATTGCTGTTTTTGGAGATTATATACACATACACAAGGGGATGGGGCTCGTAAATGACGTTTTCAGCGATAAGAAACTATCCGAGATGGTTGGCAGGATTGCTGTTGGCCACGTGAGATATTCCACCACTGGCGAGAGCAAAATTGAGAATGCTCAACCTCTGCTCGTGAAAACGAAGTCCGGGGCTCTTGCCATAGCCCATAATGGAAACCTCGTTAATTATCAGACCTTACGAAACCAGCTCGAAAATGAGGGTGCAGTCTTCATCACCGACTCAGATACTGAAGTGATTGCCAAGCTGATGGCAAAAGAGCTTCTTACAAAGGAACCGGAAGACGCTTTGAAAAGAGTTTCGGAACAGTTGAAGGGGTCATATACTCTTGTGATGGCTCTGAATGATACGCTCATAGGTTTCAGGGACTCGCTTGGTTTCAAGCCACTTGTTATCGGGGAAGGCGACTTCGGATACATCATAGCAAGTGAAAGCTGCGCAATCGACGCTGTTGGTGGCAGAATCATAAGGGAGGTCAGACCGGGAGAAGCAGTATTCATCAAAAATGGCGAGCTTGAATTCGTCAAAATAGAGGAATCCAGCAGAAAAGCTCTGTGTGTGTTTGAGTACATCTACTTCGCGAGGCCCGACTCTGTTATTGATGGTATCAGCGTTTATGAAGTCAGACACAGGATTGGAAAAATACTCGCCAGGGAATCTCCCGCTGATGCTGACATGATATCACCCGTTCCTGACAGCGGAACGACTTCTGCAATAGGCTTTTCCAAGGAGTCTGGAATAGAGTATCTCGAAGCACTGATAAAGAACAGATACGTTGGCAGAACGTTCATCCTTCCACATCAGAGCACAAGGGAACTGTCTGTCAAAATAAAAATGAATGCGGTGAGAAAAAACGTTGAGGGAAAGAGGGTCGTTCTCATTGATGACAGCATTGTTAGAGGCACAACCAGCAGAAAAATCGTCGATATGGTCCGAAGTGCTGGGGCGAGAGAGGTGCACTTCAGAGTTGGCAGCCCACCGATAATTTCTCCGTGCTATTTTGGCATAGACATGTCAACAAGGGAGGAGCTTATCGCCTCTAACAGGGAAGTTGAAGAAATACGAAAGGAGATAAATGCGGATTCACTTGCCTATTTAAGCCTTGACGGGTTGATTGAGGCAGTTGGGCTGGAAAAAGGCGAACTGTGTCTCGCATGCCTGACTGCCGAGTATCCGGTGGATGTCAGCGAAGCAATGGAATGCAGAAGATGCTGA